Proteins from a genomic interval of Betaproteobacteria bacterium:
- a CDS encoding AMP-binding protein, which yields MPAEICPAHQAMASRSPISYTSGSTGEPKGIEICHRSIIRLVKNVSYVRLGTE from the coding sequence TTGCCAGCAGAGATTTGCCCGGCACATCAAGCGATGGCGAGTCGGTCGCCTATATCATACACCTCGGGCTCCACAGGTGAGCCCAAAGGGATCGAGATTTGCCACCGCTCGATCATAAGGCTGGTGAAGAACGTCAGCTATGTACGACTTGGCACGGAAG